In Mustelus asterias chromosome 16, sMusAst1.hap1.1, whole genome shotgun sequence, one DNA window encodes the following:
- the LOC144505416 gene encoding epidermal differentiation-specific protein-like, translating to MSKIVLYDQPACRGNWKELTDSVPNLETEIFSQTARSLKVEGKHWVAYKDKDLNGDFVVYGPGEHNHLGSMDSKIVSVRLVKEELGNPDIVLYEHIHFEGKPRHVDELVNDLKKAGFNNLVSSHEVKQGVWILYEGLHLTGRRMITFKGENCPDYRQFHWNDKLSSLKPLLNSDHEV from the coding sequence ATGAGCAAGATTGTGCTGTACGACCAGCCAGCTTGCAGAGGCAACTGGAAGGAGTTGACAGACAGTGTCCCCAATCTCGAGACTGAGATTTTCTCTCAAACTGCTCGCTCCCTGAAGGTGGAGGGGAAACACTGGGTTGCTTACAAGGACAAAGACCTCAACGGGGATTTCGTGGTTTATGGGCCAGGTGAACACAACCACCTTGGCTCCATGGACAGCAAGATTGTGTCAGTGCGCCTTGTGAAGGAGGAATTAGGAAATCCTGACATTGTTCTATATGAACATATCCATTTTGAGGGTAAACCTCGACACGTCGATGAACTCGTCAATGATCTGAAGAAAGCTGGGTTCAACAACCTGGTCTCATCCCATGAGGTGAAGCAAGGTGTGTGGATTCTGTACGAAGGCCTCCATTTGACAGGGAGACGCATGATTACATTTAAGGGTGAGAACTGTCCCGACTACAGGCAGTTCCACTGGAATGACAAACTCTCTTCCCTCAAGCCCTTACTGAATAGTGATCATGAAGTGTGA